From one Melioribacteraceae bacterium genomic stretch:
- the recQ gene encoding DNA helicase RecQ → MIDKASEILHRTFGYKTFRPLQKDIISSILKKNDTLVIMPTGGGKSLCYQIPALIFDGLTIVISPLISLMKDQVEQLVELGISAVYLNSSLSQMEYTKNVNEVTSGKIKLLYLAPETLFLDKTISLLKSLKIDCITVDEAHCISEWGHDFRPEYRKIVEVRELFPKAVCVAVTATATPRVQKDIITSLKLRSNKSFIASFNRENLFLEIVPKTSALEQTMKFLRKYPRQSGIIYCFSRKQVDSLYISLHNAGYSVKPYHAGLSDEDRKVNQELFIKDDVHIIVATIAFGMGINKSNVRFVVHYDLPKNIESYYQEIGRSGRDGLRSHCLLLFSYGDIQKIRYFINQKDDHERKIAERHLTALLNFAETGVCRRIPLLSYFGEKFETRKCGMCDNCNSSERDLVDVTIPAQKFLSCIKRTNELYGANYIVDILKGSKAAKILENNHDKLSTYGIGNEYSKKQWLYLSHQFIHLNLIQPTDEHGSLKLTNNAYKVLKGELTVNGKIKEDFDEKYVDERVGNYNSELFELLRMKRKSIADKLSLPPYVIFSDKTLTEMATFLPVNKKEMLQIHGLGEIKYEKYGYTFLNIIIEFCDENNLKSDVKKIIVKSEPNKVRSFHTTGEKFNSGRSISEICQETKYKKSTIFGHLLNFLSENKINNPERLLEESNLSEVKIKLVLDKFDELGTEQLSPIFEALNKKIDYNELHLLRIYYIASKTK, encoded by the coding sequence ATGATAGATAAAGCATCTGAGATTTTACATAGGACCTTTGGTTACAAGACATTTCGTCCGCTTCAAAAAGATATCATAAGTTCAATACTTAAAAAAAATGATACACTAGTAATAATGCCCACCGGCGGCGGTAAATCGTTATGTTACCAAATACCGGCTTTGATCTTTGACGGACTAACAATTGTCATATCTCCACTTATTTCATTGATGAAAGATCAGGTTGAACAATTAGTCGAGTTGGGAATAAGTGCGGTTTATTTAAATAGTTCTTTGTCGCAAATGGAATACACTAAAAACGTTAACGAAGTAACCAGCGGTAAAATCAAACTATTATATCTTGCACCGGAAACTTTATTTCTTGATAAAACAATATCACTATTAAAATCTCTTAAAATTGATTGCATAACAGTCGATGAAGCCCATTGTATTTCAGAATGGGGTCACGATTTTAGACCGGAGTATAGAAAGATTGTTGAAGTAAGAGAACTATTTCCAAAAGCAGTATGCGTTGCTGTTACAGCTACAGCAACACCCAGAGTTCAAAAAGATATAATAACATCTTTGAAACTAAGAAGTAATAAAAGTTTTATAGCAAGTTTTAACCGAGAAAATTTATTTTTAGAAATTGTTCCGAAAACTTCTGCACTTGAACAAACGATGAAATTCTTGAGAAAATATCCGAGGCAATCCGGGATAATTTATTGTTTTTCAAGAAAGCAGGTTGATTCACTTTATATCTCTCTACATAATGCTGGTTACTCCGTCAAGCCATATCACGCCGGATTATCCGATGAAGATAGAAAAGTAAATCAAGAACTATTTATAAAAGATGATGTCCATATAATTGTGGCAACAATCGCATTCGGTATGGGTATTAATAAATCCAATGTACGTTTTGTAGTTCATTATGATTTACCAAAGAATATAGAATCATATTATCAAGAAATAGGAAGATCCGGAAGAGACGGATTACGTTCTCATTGTTTATTGCTTTTCAGTTATGGTGATATTCAAAAAATAAGATATTTCATAAATCAAAAAGATGATCACGAAAGAAAAATAGCCGAGCGACATTTAACAGCTTTATTAAATTTTGCCGAAACCGGTGTTTGCAGAAGAATTCCACTACTCTCCTATTTCGGTGAAAAGTTTGAAACCAGAAAATGCGGAATGTGCGATAATTGCAATTCCAGCGAACGTGATTTGGTAGATGTAACAATTCCCGCTCAGAAATTTTTATCGTGCATTAAACGAACAAACGAATTGTATGGAGCAAACTACATTGTCGATATTCTTAAAGGATCAAAAGCTGCCAAAATTTTAGAAAATAATCATGATAAACTAAGCACTTACGGAATCGGGAATGAATATTCTAAAAAACAATGGTTGTATTTATCTCATCAATTCATTCACTTGAATTTAATACAACCGACTGATGAACATGGAAGTTTAAAACTAACCAATAATGCGTACAAAGTTTTAAAAGGTGAACTAACCGTTAACGGTAAAATCAAAGAAGATTTTGATGAAAAGTACGTTGACGAAAGAGTTGGGAATTATAATAGCGAACTATTTGAATTACTTAGAATGAAAAGAAAATCAATCGCAGATAAACTTAGTTTACCACCATATGTAATCTTCTCCGATAAAACATTAACAGAGATGGCAACTTTTCTACCGGTTAATAAAAAAGAAATGCTGCAAATTCATGGACTCGGTGAAATTAAATACGAAAAATACGGTTACACTTTCCTCAATATTATCATCGAATTTTGTGACGAGAATAATTTGAAATCGGATGTGAAGAAAATTATTGTAAAAAGTGAACCAAATAAAGTTCGTTCGTTTCATACAACGGGGGAAAAATTTAATTCGGGCAGATCGATAAGTGAAATATGTCAAGAAACAAAGTACAAGAAGAGTACAATCTTCGGTCATCTTTTAAATTTCTTATCAGAAAATAAAATTAATAATCCGGAAAGATTATTGGAAGAATCAAATCTTTCGGAAGTTAAAATAAAGCTAGTCCTGGATAAGTTTGATGAACTTGGAACTGAGCAACTCTCACCAATATTCGAAGCGTTAAATAAAAAAATTGATTATAATGAATTACATCTGCTCCGTATCTATTACATTGCATCGAAGACAAAATAA
- a CDS encoding helix-turn-helix domain-containing protein, translating to MPESQFFLPSQSCSALVLNYIIIKTALDEKKLEDKYIPDGHTAVVIHFTESERFIKTETERFKLPNRFFTMPVKMNLIFEAEAELETLIINCNTSVFSKVFGIRMDNIPNKLFSNFDDYMNDYVYDKLKLEKNNQKRIKIFENYLLENYPIVDYELDEVDLIYREITSSVKNQKICELLSEIKMNHRSFRRQFLRRTGISAKELLRIVRVNHVWEMYRRNPKLNFNDIVYELSFFDQAHFINDFKKIIGETPKKFFSRDLRKVETFSGKNNQIALE from the coding sequence ATGCCGGAATCACAATTTTTCTTACCATCTCAAAGTTGTTCAGCTTTGGTTTTAAATTATATTATAATTAAAACCGCTCTTGATGAAAAAAAATTAGAGGACAAATATATTCCCGACGGGCATACTGCAGTTGTCATTCACTTTACCGAGAGCGAAAGATTTATAAAAACTGAAACCGAACGTTTCAAGCTTCCTAATCGATTTTTTACGATGCCGGTTAAAATGAACCTTATATTTGAAGCGGAAGCTGAACTTGAGACCTTAATTATAAACTGTAATACTTCGGTTTTTTCAAAAGTATTTGGTATTCGAATGGATAATATACCAAATAAATTGTTTAGCAATTTTGATGATTATATGAACGATTATGTGTATGACAAATTAAAACTAGAAAAGAATAACCAAAAGCGAATAAAAATTTTCGAGAATTATCTGCTCGAAAATTATCCTATAGTAGATTATGAATTGGACGAAGTTGATTTAATATATCGGGAAATTACCTCTAGCGTTAAAAACCAAAAAATATGTGAGCTCTTATCAGAGATTAAGATGAATCATAGATCTTTTAGAAGACAGTTTTTACGTCGCACCGGAATTAGTGCAAAAGAATTGTTGCGTATTGTTAGAGTTAATCATGTCTGGGAAATGTACAGAAGAAATCCAAAACTAAATTTTAATGATATTGTTTATGAATTAAGCTTTTTTGACCAAGCTCATTTTATAAATGATTTTAAAAAAATAATTGGTGAAACGCCCAAGAAATTTTTCAGCAGAGACCTGAGGAAAGTTGAAACATTTTCCGGGAAGAATAATCAAATCGCTCTTGAATAA
- a CDS encoding OmpA family protein gives MAKKLIFLIISIMLIVPVNAQFLKELTQKVLEKTEDRANQKIDESIDKTLDAAEGSFDEDGNPIEEESAETNNQINVNSTQQQDFQTYSKFDFIPGEEVIFFDDFSDVPVGDFPLKWNTTASGEIVTVNNVPGKWLTLVEDYSYYSPEIGITYPENFTIEFDMIYPGNIEWLMELYVNNTDYISDAYYPGEGGISINALGEDIIIGNYSNRGEGELREVGKGVGPEINPGKIVRYSIWVQGQRLRIYVNENKVIDIPRALPKQFDENYLRICTLEKVLISNFRLAVGAPDTRSRLLTEGKLVTRGITFDSGSDVIKAESYGVIKEIADVLKENGSIRIKIVGHTDSDGADDMNLTLSKKRSTAVKNALANQFGIDASRIETDGKGESEPVSPNNTSEGKANNRRVEFIKLT, from the coding sequence ATGGCAAAAAAACTAATCTTTTTAATCATTTCAATAATGCTAATTGTGCCGGTTAATGCACAATTCTTAAAAGAACTAACTCAAAAAGTACTAGAGAAGACAGAGGACAGAGCAAATCAGAAAATCGATGAAAGTATTGATAAAACATTAGATGCCGCTGAAGGAAGTTTTGATGAAGATGGGAATCCGATTGAAGAAGAAAGTGCGGAGACAAATAATCAAATCAATGTTAATTCAACTCAGCAACAAGACTTCCAAACATATTCCAAATTTGATTTTATTCCCGGTGAAGAAGTTATATTCTTCGATGATTTCAGTGATGTGCCGGTTGGTGATTTCCCGCTTAAGTGGAATACAACAGCATCAGGTGAAATTGTAACAGTCAATAACGTACCGGGTAAATGGCTGACACTTGTGGAAGATTATTCATATTACTCTCCCGAAATTGGTATCACTTATCCGGAAAATTTTACGATAGAATTTGATATGATTTATCCCGGCAACATTGAATGGTTGATGGAATTATATGTAAATAATACTGATTACATAAGCGACGCATACTATCCGGGTGAAGGTGGAATTAGTATTAACGCCCTCGGTGAAGATATTATAATAGGAAATTATAGCAATAGAGGAGAGGGTGAGTTGCGTGAAGTTGGGAAAGGTGTCGGACCGGAAATTAATCCGGGTAAAATAGTAAGATATTCAATTTGGGTACAAGGACAACGATTGAGAATCTATGTGAATGAGAACAAAGTAATTGATATTCCACGAGCACTTCCCAAACAATTTGATGAAAATTATTTAAGAATTTGTACACTTGAAAAGGTATTGATCAGTAATTTTAGACTGGCTGTCGGAGCACCAGATACAAGAAGCCGTCTACTTACCGAAGGCAAACTTGTCACAAGAGGAATTACTTTCGACTCAGGTTCGGATGTAATTAAAGCAGAATCTTATGGTGTAATTAAAGAGATAGCCGACGTTTTAAAGGAAAATGGGTCTATACGGATAAAGATTGTCGGACATACAGATAGCGACGGTGCAGATGACATGAATTTAACATTATCAAAAAAACGTTCTACGGCAGTTAAGAACGCACTTGCTAACCAATTTGGAATTGATGCTTCTAGAATAGAAACCGATGGTAAAGGTGAAAGTGAACCGGTTTCACCAAATAATACTTCGGAAGGGAAAGCAAACAATCGTCGCGTTGAATTTATAAAACTAACCTAA
- a CDS encoding carboxypeptidase-like regulatory domain-containing protein, with protein sequence MKNYIVWLVLFLFIVFSGCSKDESNPVVPDTGGTGTVSGQVFSKNGLEKIQGASVTVENLNNSPQTFSDFEGKYTLSGVPTGSQNLLIQKGLFKSIVSVTVTEGATVNAPAAQLEASGKLGFVSGLYDNIQHIIRNNLGYSIDSLGILDLRNTALLSNYKAIFINCGADEILIYDGQGMDALTNYIQNGGSIYASDWAGEFVEFMFPDKLTIETTGMSQVITAKIVDQNLKNFIGKETVVIDYDLGGWGEVSFAGQSVTTLLSADYTDYMGNNLTNKPLAVTFNHGAGKVIYTSFHNEANVTTDAIKVLIGFLYTL encoded by the coding sequence ATGAAAAATTATATTGTTTGGTTGGTTCTATTTTTATTTATCGTTTTTAGTGGCTGCAGTAAAGACGAGAGTAACCCGGTTGTGCCGGATACTGGCGGAACGGGAACGGTATCGGGACAAGTGTTTTCTAAAAACGGACTTGAGAAGATTCAAGGTGCTTCCGTTACGGTAGAAAATCTAAACAACTCTCCACAAACATTTTCGGATTTTGAAGGAAAGTACACTTTATCCGGTGTTCCGACAGGTAGCCAAAATCTATTAATCCAAAAAGGATTATTCAAATCTATAGTTTCAGTAACCGTAACCGAAGGTGCGACTGTAAATGCTCCAGCGGCTCAGTTAGAAGCATCCGGTAAACTTGGATTCGTTTCCGGATTGTACGATAATATTCAGCATATCATTAGAAATAATCTCGGTTACTCTATAGATAGTTTGGGCATACTCGATTTAAGGAATACAGCCTTACTTTCAAATTACAAAGCGATTTTTATTAACTGCGGCGCTGATGAAATATTGATTTATGACGGGCAAGGTATGGATGCGTTAACGAATTATATTCAAAACGGTGGAAGTATATATGCATCAGATTGGGCGGGTGAGTTTGTTGAATTTATGTTCCCAGATAAATTAACGATTGAAACTACCGGGATGAGTCAAGTAATTACTGCTAAAATTGTCGATCAAAATCTTAAAAACTTTATTGGAAAGGAAACGGTTGTTATTGATTATGATCTTGGTGGTTGGGGTGAAGTTTCATTTGCTGGTCAATCCGTAACAACACTTTTGAGTGCCGATTATACAGATTATATGGGCAATAATCTTACTAATAAACCATTGGCAGTTACTTTCAATCACGGAGCAGGAAAAGTAATTTATACATCCTTCCATAATGAAGCAAATGTAACCACCGATGCAATAAAGGTGCTTATAGGATTTCTTTATACTTTATAG